Genomic segment of Sulfolobales archaeon:
AGCGCTTTCGATAATCTCTTTGATCTCGTCCTTGAACAGCTCTACGCGCTCTGGTTTCGAGAACAACGACTGAGCTACTTGGATGGCTTCTGCAGCGTAGCGCTTCGCTGAAGCTAGATCTCCGCTAACAGCGTAGTCTCTTGCTTTTTCTAATTTTTCACTTGCCTCTCGTAGTTCGACTGGCATCAGAGCATCTAGTGCTTTTCTATAGTTCTCTAACGCTTCCTCGGATGGCAGAACATATTTGCTAACAGCGATTGCTGCTTTGCGTAGGTCTGTGTTGTAGACGTAGGAGTATGTAGCTATTAAGCGCGGTAGGTGTTGCGGTGAAACGGCTGTTCTATCGGATACGAAGATTCCGTGTTGCCTCAGAACAATAACCAACTGCGAAGTAACTTTCGCAATTGCTGAAGCGTTCTGGATCATGTATTGTGTTACTTCATCATATACTCTAGATATGTCCTGGAGCGTTGCGATCGGCTTCGGGTTGGAGTTCATCGTGGAGTTCATCGTGATGTTGTGTATGATAGCTTTCTCCAAAGCACTAGCATCTATCCTTCTAACGAAGTGTCTCAACAGGAATCTATCGTAGAACGCAGCTAGCTCACTATCCGTTGGCACCTCGTTTGATGCTCCGTAGAGGCTCCACAAAGGAACGTTGTACACGGTACCGTCAGCGTCAACGAAGAGTCTTTCGTTCATTATATTCAACAGTGTGTTCAAGGTCTCAGAGCTTCCTTTAAAGATCTCATCAATGAATGCTAACTCTGCCTCAGGAAGCTTGCCCTTAACATTTCTAACAAACCTTCCTTGTTTATAGGCTACTGGGTCGATGGCGCCGATCAGCTCGTCTGGTACTGTGTACTTTGACAGAAGGTAGTAGAAGAATCTGCACTGCACTAGCTGTGATAGTCTTCTGATGAGTGCTGACTTGGCAGTTCCTGGCTCGCCGATAAATACGGCATGTTGCCTGGTCAATAATGCCAAAATCGCTACTCTTGCTTCTTCTTCCCTACCTATGAAACCAGCCGCTAGTTCTGCCTCAAGTTTTCTAACCAAATGAGAGCTCTCGGCCATCAGAGCACCACCTTCTCCACGATCACCACTACTCCATCACCGCTTTCTTCATCTTCTCGAGACGGAGCTTCTCCTGCAACTGCGATAGCTGTTCTCTGAGTGCTTGCAGCTCTTGCTCTTTCTGCTTGATCAGCTCTTCCAGTTTCCTTACCTGCTCCTCAAGATCTTGATGTGGTATCTGGGTAGCAGCAGCCATGGACATAACCATGTTAAACATTTTAATAAATTCATCTGTGACGACTGGGAGTTTTATGTAAAGTTTAACGTTCGCTCTCCCTTTCCCCCACTCCTCGCCTTTAAGGTACATGTACTTCTCAAGTCTCGGCTCTCTTGCAGCTATACGCTTCTTCCAGTCATAGCCGATAGCCCATGCCCTGGCCCTCCCAAACTTAGCGCCTGAGAAAGGTGTTTCAGCGCTGACTATCTTTATTATATATCCTCTTGTTTTTCCAATCATCCGCACTCTATCTCCTACATATACTTCGTATTCTACCTCCAGCTTTTCAACATAAGGCTCCTTCCCACTCACATCTCTCACAAGATCGACTGCAACCTCGAAAAGCTCGTGCTGTACCTCAGCATCAGTCTCTGACACATCTTTAACATAGTATGTTATTAAAACTTCTTCAGGGGTTTTCTTCAGAACGATCTTCTTCTCGGGAGTTATAAAGATCGGGTACTCGTAGTCGTTTATATCCGTGTAGTGAACTATATCTACCGGAGATTCGAGAACCTGCTCTCGAGAGAGAGACCCTACCATTCCACCTCTCCCCTCCATTTCTCTCTTCCACATGTCGTGAGATTTAGATCTGGGATTGAAAAACCTATTCTACTCAAATCGATCCCGAAAACCCTCGGGATCTCATGGGATATCACATAACCCGATTTAGAAGGATTTTCCATTGCCCCCGACCCCGGGGATCCCATGGGGATTACCAAACCCACCACGACCCCCCATTTTGGGATTCCCCAAAGAGGGTTAAAAAGCGAGGATCCACGAGAGGATCCGGGGTTTAAAAACCCCCCTTCACGGGGGTTAAAAACCCCCGGGGGTCGGGGGGACCCCCCGACCCCCTGGATCGGGGGGTCGGATCGGTGGATCTTCCGGGGGT
This window contains:
- a CDS encoding AAA family ATPase — translated: MAESSHLVRKLEAELAAGFIGREEEARVAILALLTRQHAVFIGEPGTAKSALIRRLSQLVQCRFFYYLLSKYTVPDELIGAIDPVAYKQGRFVRNVKGKLPEAELAFIDEIFKGSSETLNTLLNIMNERLFVDADGTVYNVPLWSLYGASNEVPTDSELAAFYDRFLLRHFVRRIDASALEKAIIHNITMNSTMNSNPKPIATLQDISRVYDEVTQYMIQNASAIAKVTSQLVIVLRQHGIFVSDRTAVSPQHLPRLIATYSYVYNTDLRKAAIAVSKYVLPSEEALENYRKALDALMPVELREASEKLEKARDYAVSGDLASAKRYAAEAIQVAQSLFSKPERVELFKDEIKEIIESAEKLVTEITKIEESLKKFKRG